AATAATATGAACACTTGCATTGTTGAATCTCTGCATAACActtttttggaaacttttttaaattgtaagatatatacatatatcttacATATCTTATATATCATCGCAGCcattcttaagtgtacagttcagtggaaTTAAGTAAATTCACAATGTTGAGCAACCAGTAgctctatttccagaactttttcatcatcccatacTGAAACCCTGTgtccattaaacaataattctcAAATCCCTTCTCCCCCTGTTCCAGGTAACCTCTGTTCTACTTTTTTGTCTCTGTGACGTTACCTattttaggtacctcatataagtggaatgaCAGTTATTTGCCCTTTTTTGTGTCTGGCATAATGTTTGCAGTATTCTTCCGTGTTATAACATATgtagaatttcattcctttttatggctgaataacattccactgtgtatatattctacattttggctattctaaataatgctgcaatgaacattgaCATACACGTATCTGTTTGacttcctgctttcaattcttttggttaTATATGTAGGCACAGAaatgttggatcatatggtagttctatttttttttttgaggaactgccaaacttgtCTACAATGCCTGTACCATTttaccagcaatgtataaaatttccagtctctccacatccttgctaacacttgtcttcccccatccccctttttttaaataataatcatcctaatgggtgtgaaatggtagctccttgtggttttgatttgcatttccctaacgatgtattgagcatcttttcatttgcataatggacatttgtttatcttctttggaggaatgtcaaTTCAGGTCCTTTACCCCGTTTtgaattgggttgtctttttgttgttgggttgcatataacacctttttaaaagtaaaaggtgCACCATAATAATCCAGACTGTGTTTCTCCCTTCTTAGGATTCCTACAGGAAACAAGTAGTAATTGATGGAGAAACCTGTCTCTTGGATATTCTCGACACAGCAGGTCAAGAGGAGTACAGTGCAATGAGGGACCAGTACATGAGGACTGGGGAGGGCTTTCTTTGTGTATTTGCCATAAATAATACTAAATCTTTTGAAGATATTCACCATTATAGGTGGGTTTAAATTGAATATAGTAAGATGACATTGAGGAGTAATTATATCTTTCATTTGTTGAGTCTTTGCTGACTACCATGCATAAATTAtctaatctgaattttaaaataataatgaggtAGGTAATatatctctgttttacaaatgaagttcTTGAGGATTAGAACAGTTGAGTAACTTGTTCCAGATTGCATAGATAGTGGTGCTGGAATTGAAACCTAGGCTTGTTTGAATTCAAAACCTGTGCTGTTAACCACTGCAAGGCTTTAAGCTAGagccatcataaaaatgaataccatcaacaaaaatgtgaaaaggtAATGGAGGTGGTACCACTGAAATAGCCTTAAAAATAATCGAGTATAGTGTAGAATTTCTTGGAACTGGATAAACATTGGCTTTAGatagttaagaaaaacaaactctGAGGTTGTAAAAGATTGAAATACTGGAAcaattacagtttttaaagaatCTGGCAAATCTGCATAAAATTGACTACTTTAATTGTTattgtattaaatataatttatattctatttcttttcaaagtGCATATTAAATATCCTATTCATTAGCTATGTTCTATAACAATGAGTTAGtaacattttaatacatttcttaCAGCATGTTTTCTTTGTAGTCTAGTGATAGAGAGAAATTTGAATGGGTGACAGTGTTTTTGTAGACTAGTAAATAGGTGTCAGTATGTTAAGCTATAAAGGTTACTTAGCTATTGAGTAGAGGAACTGGGAATTTGAACCAGTTCTTACTCCATTCTCTACTACTTATTCCATGCTCTGTCTTTGAAATTCACCTAAAATTGTAAAAGAATATAACTTTACCCCAAATTTAGAGTTTATGCACatcttactgaaaaaaatcaacatgtaGGACTTTTAACAGAATAGACAGTGTAGTAATGTCAGTGTTATCCACATACAAATCAGAATCTTTCCACTTGGTTCTCTCCTTTTTGAGAAAGATACGTGAAAATTATGTCAGTGTTGTAATCCTTACATGTTTTTGTAATAAATACATGTACATTTAATAACATAGTATATGTTCCTAAGATTATAATTTTAACAGGCACAGCACATTTTTAGCCCagaattttttcaatattttctgttttatcattGTGACCTACCTGCATATGGACCTATTAGGTTGTAGTTTTACcatatttttttggtattttatcttttaagggACATAGaaattctctctttaaattggagaaaaaaataaatagaaggagaAGCAAGGAAAATTTGGTGTGGTTGGAAACTAGAGATTATATTAAATGTCTTCTTTCAGCCATATTTTATAAGACAATTATGGACaatttttgaaagatatatttTGTTACTAATGTCTCTGCtgtaatgtgtttttcttttttccctccccagagaacaaataaaaagagTTAAAGACTCTGAAGATGTACCTATGGTCCTAGTAGGAAATAAATGTGATTTGCCTTCTAGAACAGTAGACACAAAACAGGCTCAGGACTTAGCAAGAAGTTATGGAATTCCTTTTATTGAAACATCAGCAAAGACAAGACAGGTAGgtaaaattgtaataaatatgAATCTGTTCTCAGTAAACCtatatcaaaaaattttaattatcataATTTGCTGACATTCTGGTAACATCATTTTGAGGGTAGGAAGGCAAGAACATTGATAAATGTACATACCTGATAGCATAACGGTTATATCATTTAAtgtaacttaatttttctttcattatgctaaaatagaaaaaacaatgtttatttGGTAAATGTTCTAGTTAAGGATATGAAAGGCagcattttttaatccaatgtccATGGTATTACTTTTGGCTTTGGTTTCTTTCCACATTGAATATTTCTCTTCAGCTCAGCACATCTTACATTAAGCATTCAAGAaatacagggatttttttttttaacttatatttataaAGTCAAAGAACAAGGGAACAAATACTGATTCCTATTTTAGAAGTGTTTTGAAGGAAGGGTATTATGCCATGTGTTTCTAGATTAAGTTTTATTATgtttgaagaattttattttggtagaattttttaaattttcttttatcattaatatataatgtattatttgtttcaggggtacaggtctgtgattcgtcaatcttacacaatacacagcactcaccacaacacatatcCGATTCCCCAGTggccatcacccagccaccccatccccccataccccttttggtagaattttttttaagatatatttatttttggagaaagtTTTCATTAAAGCAAAAGGATATTTAGAAAGCAAATTGAAATTCTCAGTTATTCATTTACTGTATTGTTCTGACAAAAAAGTAATGGCATATTAACtcaattttgtttcaaaaattatCCTTTTTGAAAGTGACTTTTTCTctagttaaaataatttcagttgaCATTATTTAACCTATTTGTATGAAATGAGAGTTTAACATACAGGAAAAAATTCTAGAAAGGAATACATAACGATATGATggaatataattttcatatactGAGAAATTGATCAATTTTATATTCCATACAAGTTGAACGTTTGTTTTGGGCTTTGCTAGTAACATGTACCTGTGACCCAGAAAAACAATTTTGTGGAATTTAACTTCTGTAATGCTAGTAAGAAAACTGATGAACAACTCATTACATGTTTAAACATAAAAACAGGTATTTGTAACTTTCACTGAATTTATAAagggataaaaattttaaagtaaaccaTCATTCAGCTAGTGTATATGTCTGTTTCGCTAGTGGAAGATCATATGTACTGCTTCCTGATTGTACAAATCTGATACACACTGAAGAAACAGTGAATtctattttaagtcttttttggAGGGATTAAAAGCTGAATTTCTATAGTTTGATTATAGTACAAATATCTCATTCTAAAGCCTGATTTATAGGTTGAGGAAGTTGGTATATAGCACTTCTATATTGAGAAGTGAATTAGATTGAATTGAGATTGCATTCAAATCCATTCCCAGGTCCCAGAGACTGGGAAAAGtttggtttttgtcttctttttactGGTCTTCTCTAACCAGACTTCTTGATTTGCCTTATAGAGGATGTACTCAGAAAACatgattataatatttataacttttctcccaacatttttttatgaaaatgtaaaatacaaggAACGTTACTGAAAATACTTGTCAACGTACTGCCTACTACTAAATCATACCATTACATTTTATTAACTTGCActatttgtaacttttaaaagatgctttttaGACaacattacttaatattttagtttactttttattaaaaacctGATTTTGCCTAATGTGGTTAAAAGGGTTGCAAATAGAGCAGGGCTTCTTAATAGGCATATGAATGGAGTAGGCTTCTTATTCAAATCCAGATTCTGATCAGTGGGTTCAGGTTGGGACCTGTAgtcctgcattttaacaagctctcaggtgatgctgatttTGGTACATGGACCACACTTGGGGTAGAAAGACAACAGAAGACAGTAAAAAGGAGTTGTCTGTTATTCTGACAATGTTGCCCTCTACTTTAAGAGCCTAAAATAGCTGTGTCTTCTTTCTTGTTGTATAGTTACTACCTAAGAAGTACAGTTTATTCTTAGTGTTTGACGTTAATGCTTTAATATACCACAGCATTCATAATAATCAGAAAATTACCTGGATTCCTTTTAAAGTAGATTTTGTAGCTTTtacagtttttttggggggggtatgGAGTGTGAATGTAGTATGTATGATATGGAAGTAGATTAATTTAAATTTGCTTTGTTGACATTTATGTAGATCATCTAAAATATAGAGTAATATGAAAGAATACTTGTAGTACTTTATTTCTTCTAATGCTCagcttttcttatatttataacctactttatatctttatataatttgttgCTAAACTATAGATACTTAAGTTTCtgatctttgatttctctttatctCATGGACTTGTTGATTTGCCTTTCAAAAGTTTATTCAGTCTTTCTCTGTtgaaattatttgatatttgCATGCTTTTGGAAGACTTTAAAAAGCTATTCCAAGTAATTGTGGAggatatatgtaaatttttataaattttacgtTTCCAGTTTTTGTGAAAATTTGAAGCCCTATTTTCTGCAGAGTATTTTGTTACTTATCTGCTATTATTTGTTGTTTGAGCAAACTAAATATGCATACTCTTGTTGAATTTTATCAGCAGCTACTTGCTTCATACCCTAAGTTTTAGTCTTGAGCATGAACCTAAAACACAAAActaagaattatttatattcaGGTTGGTAGGAAAAAGACATTCATTTAGAAGGACCAGATAATAAGTGTTTTAAACTCTGGAGGCCATAGTGATATCTGTTgcagtttattttcttataacactttaaaaatgcaaaaaaatcattcttaactGTGGCCAGTACAAAAAATAGGCTGTGGCTACATTTGGCCTGCAGGCTGTAGTGTGCTGATCCCTGATTCTCTGGGGGAACTGTATTGTTTGATTAGATGCTAGAAATTAGGTCAGACTTTAGACTTAAATTTTACAGGCTAACagtagtaattttaaaataaaacagatactCTATGAAAGGGAAATAGGAGTTTTACTCTAGTACTTTTTAAGATAGGActgcagaatatatattttatgaaattactttgtagttttaaaaaagcCCATTATTTGGGTTAGAATataatgaattatatattttttacaatattttagTCCACATCTGAAAGGCcagagtaatttttattttctgctactATGCTTTATGTGGCCCCTGTGTTCCAAGTATATAAAGACTGCCACCTACTTCACATTTATCTGGGTAGTTTAGTAAATGCCAGATTTTTCTGGCCTCATTGGGCAGTGCATGCAGTGTTGGCAAAGACTGTTGAAACCAAAACATTGACACCATGGTAATCAGCTGTGTGTTTTCCAGTCTGCTAAAATCAGAATTGGGGAGGGTTCAGGAAAGTGGATGACAGAAGCAGAATTCTTAGCGTATCTGCTACTCCTGATTCAGCTTTTTTACTTCCTGGAGGTCTCAGTTTGAGCATAATGTGAAAATTAGCTTTACAGATTTGAAAATGTTGAGtgattaatttcctggtttttgtTAATTTCTAGATACTTAAAATTGGTTGTTAGAAGACCTGTATTAAAGAAAGCTTTTGATCAGATTGTTTTGAAGCAAGCCAAATAAAAAATCtccttatgtatttttgtttgttagtaGTTGAGTTTGTGTACATGagataaatattttgaactttaGCTTTTttatgagttaaaaataaaacagtaaccGAGCACTTGCTGTGGGCACCATGCATAACCTCCCAAGTTAGTGGTATTGCTGCATTTCAGTAGTACCTGAGATGGACTATAGTTTGGCAAGGTTTCTTGAGAAATTCAtgaatacagaattttttttaagaatacatcTAGTTTATCCCATTCCTGTCCCCCAAGAAAGCTAGTTGTCTTGTATCTGTCTCTGTTGAGGGTATTTGAAGTGTTATTTCCTTGAAAGtgttttcaagaatttttcttgATAATAGGCCACTCAACAGGAACTTGTTTAGAATGAAATCATTTAGTGAAAGCATTATAGGCACCAGAATATAGGATGATGCTatttgttgacagtttcttttCTGTTATGGAATGCTCTGTTTCCTTAGTCTCACAAGTGTGTTTTCAGATAATAGCTGAGCTGAAATTATTGTCAAATCTCTTGATTTAAAAACAGTTTACACATATGAACTTGTACACTTTTGTTCCTACATATTTTCAGTTATTCTGAAAGTTTAGTAAGTGATGTTTGAAAATGAATGTATGTGGCAATAAGCCATATTCTCAAGAATAAATCATTGAGTGCCAGTTAAGAGCTTAGCAGCTAGCTCAGTGGGTATTGAAAATCTGTTTCAGCTACACTTTGTCTTCAAAAATTACTTACACATTTTGGAGTATGAAACCAGTGTTCTTCAGTAGTGCCAGTGGCTTAAGGTACACACAAGGATAAATAATGTTCTTTTGATGTCATATGACTTTTAAAGCATATTatcaagaaatgagaaataatttaaatctgAGAAAATATGGTAAATAGCTGACTCTTTAAAATCTAATATAATTTCCTCttagtaaaaataagaaatgaccaGAGTCACTCTGGAAGAACTATTTCTCAGTGTTAATTATCTTAGCCACTCAGGCCCTAATGCTGAATTCTTGGTGGTGGGTAGtaatctcttctttttaattattggCCTCCAATTTTCTCTCTGCATTGCTGGAAACAAAAATCATATATTCTGTACTGGTGATGGGGATGCACACAATTAAAAAGTAGACATGTTCAAACTGATTTTAGTAATAAGTTACAATCAAAATTTGCTTCTGCTAAATTAGTGGAGGACCAACATCCAGTCCTCTCCCCGCAGCATGTTTTACTACTTCTCTTGCTGAccttgtaacttttttttaaataggaataacAGTTTACGTTCTTAAAAAACATGAGCTTTTACCtggtttgtttgtgtgtgtgtgtgtgtgtgtgtgtgtgtgtgtatacacatataagtgtgtgtgtgtatatatatatatttttaattttttataatattgcaTTGATCTTT
The sequence above is drawn from the Zalophus californianus isolate mZalCal1 chromosome 9, mZalCal1.pri.v2, whole genome shotgun sequence genome and encodes:
- the KRAS gene encoding GTPase KRas isoform X1; its protein translation is MTEYKLVVVGAGGVGKSALTIQLIQNHFVDEYDPTIEDSYRKQVVIDGETCLLDILDTAGQEEYSAMRDQYMRTGEGFLCVFAINNTKSFEDIHHYREQIKRVKDSEDVPMVLVGNKCDLPSRTVDTKQAQDLARSYGIPFIETSAKTRQRVEDAFYTLVREIRQYRLKKINKEEKTPGCVKIKKCIVM
- the KRAS gene encoding GTPase KRas isoform X2 — its product is MTEYKLVVVGAGGVGKSALTIQLIQNHFVDEYDPTIEDSYRKQVVIDGETCLLDILDTAGQEEYSAMRDQYMRTGEGFLCVFAINNTKSFEDIHHYREQIKRVKDSEDVPMVLVGNKCDLPSRTVDTKQAQDLARSYGIPFIETSAKTRQGVDDAFYTLVREIRKHKEKMSKDGKKKKKKSKTKCIIM